A genomic window from Candidatus Denitrolinea symbiosum includes:
- a CDS encoding 50S ribosomal protein L25 has protein sequence MEKVVLKASKRDVIGKQVKALRRAGQLPAVLYGYRVENPLSIALDLREASRTLAKTSSSSIVTIELDGQEYPVLVREKQRDYIKNRLLHVDFMAVSLTEKLTAYVSIELTGLSLAVKDYNAILVTGLERIEVECLPADLPEKIVVDISVLDKVGNAIHVRDLVLSDKVKVLTSPEEMIVIATAAKVEEAVEAAAPEAGVEEPEVIEKGKKEEEASEEDEKKK, from the coding sequence ATGGAGAAAGTCGTTTTGAAGGCCAGCAAGCGCGACGTGATCGGCAAGCAGGTGAAAGCCCTGCGCCGCGCGGGTCAACTGCCCGCCGTGTTGTATGGCTATCGTGTGGAAAATCCCCTTTCGATCGCGCTGGATTTGCGCGAGGCCTCGCGCACGCTGGCGAAGACCTCCTCGTCCAGCATTGTGACGATCGAACTGGACGGGCAGGAATATCCCGTACTGGTGCGCGAGAAGCAGCGCGACTATATCAAGAACCGCCTCCTGCACGTGGACTTTATGGCGGTCTCGTTGACCGAGAAACTGACCGCCTACGTCAGCATCGAACTGACGGGGTTGTCGCTGGCGGTGAAGGATTACAACGCCATTCTGGTGACGGGTCTCGAGCGGATCGAGGTGGAATGTCTGCCTGCGGACCTGCCCGAAAAGATCGTGGTGGATATTTCGGTCCTCGATAAGGTCGGCAACGCCATTCATGTGCGCGACCTGGTCCTTTCGGATAAAGTGAAGGTGCTGACCAGCCCCGAGGAGATGATCGTCATCGCCACGGCCGCGAAGGTGGAAGAGGCGGTGGAAGCCGCCGCGCCCGAGGCCGGCGTGGAAGAGCCCGAAGTGATCGAGAAGGGCAAGAAGGAAGAGGAAGCGTCCGAGGAGGACGAGAAGAAGAAGTAA
- a CDS encoding lytic transglycosylase — protein sequence MKFPRILLTFGLAAALAGCSLAPNLPVNPFGPTAAPSATPAPTLPPAPTSTPTPLPAIRIEGGDRALFIGDYETARVEYRLAFDQSADADTRAEALWGMARTEFEAGRFAAAAEFLNQLTGEYPGHKRGAQAHFLLAEIHDEQGRAAEAAAEYGAYLSARGGFLDVYALERQGDAYFEARDYAAALQSYTAAAQAPRPAADADIEVKIGRTRAALGDYAGALAQYDAIAQATNNDFVKAQMDYLSGSAHKFLGQTDEMKARFLHAVENYPVSYDSYLSLVELLDAGAAVSDFDRGLVDYFAGQYDVALAAFDRYISAGLDSDGTARYYRALTFVELKRYEEAVNGFTYFIANYPRHPKWSAAWYGDLNAPVFRPGRAFTQWYYLNQHAQAAQSLRNFAAIAPSDPLALDYLMIAARVLERGGLLNDAANLWETIADQFSGDVRSGEAAFLAGITRYRLGDFSRALSDFQRSLLLSADSQNRARALLWIGKAQTQRGDGEAARLAWTQSQSLDSTGYYSLRSRDLLLGRAPFAPASLVNLDVDLAAERIAAASWVRLTFSLPANTDLSGPGALASDPRFIRGAEFWELGLYDEARAEFEDLRLSVSADAANSFRLANYLLDLGLYRSGIYAIRQVLTLAGLDEHSASLQAADYFSHVRYGAYYRDLVEPAAQLNGFDPLFLFSVMRQESLFEGFVRSTAGARGLMQIVPATGADVALRLGWPLSFQPDMLYRPIVSVKLGAYYLASNRIALSGDLYGALAAYNAGPGNAIAWQQLAGNDPDLFLEVVRAAETRDYIRGVYEIYNIYSALYSPVR from the coding sequence ATGAAATTCCCCCGCATCCTGCTGACCTTCGGGCTGGCCGCCGCGCTCGCGGGCTGTTCGCTCGCCCCAAACCTGCCCGTCAACCCCTTCGGCCCGACGGCTGCTCCCTCCGCCACCCCCGCGCCGACTCTGCCGCCCGCGCCCACATCCACGCCGACGCCGCTTCCCGCGATCCGAATCGAAGGCGGCGACCGCGCCCTCTTCATCGGCGATTACGAGACCGCCCGCGTGGAATATCGCCTGGCGTTCGACCAATCCGCCGACGCGGATACGCGCGCCGAGGCCCTCTGGGGCATGGCGCGGACGGAGTTCGAGGCGGGCAGGTTCGCCGCCGCCGCCGAGTTCCTCAACCAGTTGACCGGCGAATACCCAGGTCACAAACGCGGCGCGCAGGCGCATTTCCTGCTGGCGGAGATCCACGATGAGCAGGGACGCGCCGCCGAAGCCGCGGCCGAATACGGCGCGTACCTGTCGGCGCGCGGCGGCTTCCTCGACGTGTACGCGCTCGAACGTCAGGGCGACGCGTATTTCGAGGCCCGCGATTACGCCGCGGCGTTGCAGTCCTACACGGCGGCCGCGCAGGCGCCGCGTCCCGCAGCGGACGCGGACATCGAAGTCAAGATCGGGCGGACGCGCGCCGCCCTCGGCGATTACGCCGGCGCGCTGGCGCAGTACGATGCCATCGCGCAGGCGACGAACAACGATTTCGTCAAGGCGCAGATGGACTATCTTTCGGGTTCGGCCCATAAATTTCTTGGCCAGACCGACGAGATGAAAGCGCGCTTTTTGCACGCGGTGGAAAATTATCCCGTCTCGTACGATTCATATTTGAGTTTGGTGGAGCTCCTGGACGCGGGCGCGGCGGTGAGCGATTTCGACCGCGGCCTGGTGGATTATTTCGCGGGGCAGTACGACGTGGCGCTCGCCGCGTTCGACCGTTACATCTCCGCGGGCCTCGACAGCGACGGCACGGCCCGCTACTACCGCGCCCTCACGTTCGTCGAATTGAAGCGTTACGAAGAGGCCGTCAACGGCTTCACGTATTTCATCGCCAATTACCCTCGCCATCCGAAATGGTCTGCGGCCTGGTATGGCGACCTGAACGCGCCCGTCTTTCGGCCTGGGCGCGCCTTCACGCAATGGTACTATCTCAACCAGCACGCGCAGGCCGCGCAGTCGTTGCGGAACTTCGCCGCCATCGCCCCGTCCGACCCGCTCGCGCTCGACTACCTGATGATCGCGGCGCGCGTCCTCGAGCGCGGCGGCCTCCTCAATGACGCCGCGAATTTGTGGGAGACCATCGCCGACCAATTTTCAGGCGACGTCCGCTCGGGCGAGGCCGCCTTCCTGGCGGGCATCACGCGCTATCGCCTCGGCGATTTCAGCCGCGCCCTCTCGGACTTTCAACGCTCCCTCCTCCTCTCGGCGGATTCCCAAAACCGCGCCCGCGCCCTGCTCTGGATCGGCAAAGCGCAGACCCAGCGCGGAGATGGGGAAGCGGCCCGCCTCGCGTGGACCCAGTCGCAGAGCCTCGACTCGACCGGCTACTACAGCCTCCGCTCGCGCGACCTCCTGCTGGGACGCGCGCCCTTCGCGCCCGCTTCGCTCGTGAACCTCGACGTGGATCTCGCCGCCGAACGCATCGCGGCCGCCTCGTGGGTGCGTCTCACCTTCAGCCTGCCCGCCAACACGGACTTGAGCGGCCCCGGCGCGCTGGCCTCGGACCCGCGCTTCATCCGCGGCGCTGAATTCTGGGAACTTGGCTTATACGACGAAGCCCGCGCGGAATTCGAAGACCTGCGGCTTTCCGTCAGCGCGGACGCGGCCAACTCGTTCCGCCTCGCCAATTATCTGCTCGACCTGGGACTCTACCGTTCGGGCATCTACGCCATCCGCCAGGTGTTGACGCTCGCGGGCCTGGACGAACACTCCGCCTCGCTGCAGGCCGCAGACTACTTCAGCCACGTCCGTTACGGCGCGTACTACCGCGACCTCGTCGAACCGGCCGCCCAACTCAACGGCTTCGACCCGCTGTTCCTCTTCAGCGTGATGCGGCAGGAGAGTCTCTTCGAGGGATTCGTCCGCTCCACTGCGGGCGCGCGCGGGCTGATGCAGATCGTCCCCGCCACCGGCGCGGACGTGGCCCTGCGGTTGGGCTGGCCGCTTTCCTTCCAACCCGACATGCTGTACCGACCCATCGTCAGCGTGAAACTGGGCGCGTATTATCTGGCCTCCAATCGGATCGCCCTGAGCGGAGACCTATACGGCGCCCTCGCGGCCTACAACGCCGGCCCGGGCAACGCCATCGCCTGGCAGCAACTCGCGGGGAACGATCCCGACCTCTTCCTGGAAGTCGTCCGCGCCGCCGAGACGCGCGATTACATACGCGGGGTTTACGAAATCTACAATATCTATTCCGCCCTCTACAGCCCGGTGCGATAA
- a CDS encoding pyridoxal phosphate enzyme, YggS family: MSALSDSIRERYEQTLARIAAAEKRAGRATGSTKLVVVTKSQPREVVEAAVEAGVKILGENYPEEAVGKIQAIGAAGVEWHMIGHVQSRKAGLIPENFSLLHSLDSLKLATRLDRFAAGRVLPVLLEFNVGDEASKFGWSASDETRWPALLAEIDIILKLKNLRVRGLMTMPPLFTEPERARPYFQKLRRLRDFLAGRFPSADWSQLSMGTSADFEAGVEEGATLVRVGTAIVGPRPLKRQE; this comes from the coding sequence ATGTCCGCCCTCTCCGATTCCATCCGCGAACGCTACGAACAGACTCTGGCGCGCATTGCCGCGGCGGAAAAACGCGCGGGGCGCGCGACTGGCTCCACAAAATTGGTGGTGGTCACCAAGTCCCAGCCGCGCGAGGTTGTAGAGGCCGCCGTCGAAGCAGGCGTGAAGATCCTGGGCGAGAACTATCCCGAGGAAGCCGTCGGGAAGATCCAGGCCATCGGCGCGGCGGGCGTGGAGTGGCACATGATCGGCCACGTCCAATCGCGCAAGGCGGGATTGATCCCCGAAAATTTCTCCCTGCTCCACTCGCTCGACAGCCTGAAACTGGCGACGCGTCTCGACCGATTCGCGGCGGGACGCGTCCTGCCCGTCCTGCTGGAGTTCAACGTCGGAGACGAGGCGAGCAAGTTCGGCTGGTCCGCGTCCGACGAAACGCGCTGGCCCGCGCTCCTCGCGGAAATTGATATAATATTAAAACTAAAGAACCTGCGCGTTCGCGGTTTAATGACGATGCCTCCGCTCTTCACAGAACCCGAACGGGCGCGGCCTTACTTCCAGAAACTGCGACGCCTGCGCGATTTTCTTGCAGGGCGCTTTCCCAGCGCGGACTGGTCCCAACTCTCGATGGGTACCAGCGCGGACTTCGAAGCGGGCGTGGAGGAGGGCGCGACTCTCGTCCGCGTGGGGACCGCCATCGTAGGGCCGCGGCCGCTCAAACGTCAGGAATAG
- a CDS encoding peptidoglycan editing factor PgeF yields the protein MTHAVFTRRGGVSPAPWDSLNLGGSVGDDLAHVRENRLRALSALGRDPASIHDVWLVHGTDVVHADAPRDLALKPPQADIVTTDRAAVTLFMRYADCVPLFFYASQKGVIALAHAGWLGTVRNVAKAALEALRARYNVDPRDVRAAIGPSIGPDHYEVGADVAAQVRAAFGKDAESLLEPRNGKFRLDLWRANRLQLEAAGVTEVEVAGLCTACRLDDWFSHRAEKGKTGRFGALIGL from the coding sequence TTGACTCACGCCGTCTTCACACGCCGGGGCGGAGTCAGCCCCGCGCCGTGGGATTCGCTCAACCTCGGCGGAAGCGTGGGAGACGACCTCGCCCACGTGCGCGAAAACCGTCTCCGGGCCCTCTCCGCGCTCGGACGCGACCCCGCCTCCATCCACGACGTCTGGCTGGTCCACGGGACCGACGTGGTCCACGCCGACGCGCCGCGCGACCTCGCCCTCAAGCCTCCCCAGGCCGACATCGTCACGACAGACCGGGCGGCAGTCACCCTCTTCATGCGCTACGCCGACTGCGTCCCGCTCTTTTTTTACGCGTCCCAAAAAGGCGTGATCGCGCTCGCCCACGCGGGCTGGCTGGGGACGGTCCGCAACGTGGCGAAGGCCGCGCTGGAAGCCCTGCGCGCCCGCTACAATGTGGACCCGCGCGACGTGCGCGCCGCCATCGGCCCCTCCATCGGTCCCGACCACTACGAAGTCGGCGCGGACGTGGCCGCGCAGGTCCGCGCCGCGTTCGGGAAAGACGCCGAGTCCCTGCTCGAGCCGCGCAACGGGAAATTCCGCCTCGACCTGTGGCGCGCCAACCGTCTCCAACTGGAAGCCGCGGGCGTGACGGAGGTCGAGGTGGCGGGTCTCTGCACGGCCTGCCGCCTCGACGACTGGTTCTCGCACCGCGCCGAAAAAGGAAAGACCGGGCGCTTCGGCGCGCTGATCGGGTTATGA
- a CDS encoding cytochrome C biogenesis protein, with protein MDISNITIGLALLAGLASFLSPCVFSLVPAYIGYLGGRAAGGEGGENNRWTTFAHGLAFVLGFSVVFIFLGLAASVAGAFLYDLRVWLAKIGGLIVIVFGLHMIGIFRIPFLEYDVRVHTLPDPKLRYLSSALMGVFFSAGWAPCVGPVLGAILTLALNGGDLILGGKLLTAYSAGLAIPFLAAALGIGWVSNILRKHARVMRYVEIGMGVILVVIGGMLFTGVFALIAQRGQFFWIDFGL; from the coding sequence ATGGATATTTCCAACATCACCATCGGCCTCGCCCTGCTGGCAGGCCTCGCTTCCTTCCTTTCGCCGTGCGTGTTCTCGCTCGTCCCGGCCTACATCGGCTACCTCGGCGGGCGCGCCGCGGGCGGCGAGGGCGGCGAAAACAACCGCTGGACCACCTTCGCTCACGGACTGGCCTTCGTCCTCGGCTTCAGCGTCGTCTTCATCTTCCTCGGCCTCGCCGCGTCCGTGGCCGGCGCGTTCCTCTACGACCTGCGCGTCTGGCTGGCAAAGATCGGCGGTCTCATCGTGATCGTCTTCGGGCTGCACATGATCGGCATATTCCGCATCCCCTTCCTCGAATACGACGTACGCGTCCACACCCTGCCCGATCCCAAACTGAGATACCTCTCCTCCGCGCTGATGGGGGTCTTCTTCTCCGCCGGGTGGGCGCCATGCGTCGGCCCCGTGCTGGGGGCGATCCTCACGCTGGCGCTCAACGGCGGCGACTTGATCCTGGGCGGCAAACTGCTGACGGCCTATTCCGCCGGGCTGGCCATCCCCTTCCTGGCGGCCGCGCTGGGAATCGGCTGGGTCTCCAACATCCTCCGCAAACACGCCAGGGTCATGCGTTACGTGGAAATCGGCATGGGCGTCATCCTCGTCGTCATTGGCGGCATGCTGTTCACCGGCGTCTTCGCGCTCATCGCCCAGCGCGGACAATTCTTCTGGATTGACTTCGGGCTGTAA
- a CDS encoding esterase, producing MQAVNNTVFETFENWTLRVRTPERTPARLLLMLHGWTGDENSMWVFARNFPTDYLILAPRGLHPSPQGGYSWRPPRADSFGRPHLDDLRDAAEALIRLVDAYAAQRQVDAAQFDVAGFSQGAALSNVLSCLHPERIRKAAILAGFMPSGMDEIIVKKPLAGKQVFVAHGTQDNLVPIDRARASMSLLEQAGAQVTYCEAEVGHKVSAECLRALESFFKN from the coding sequence GTGCAGGCCGTAAATAACACCGTCTTTGAAACCTTCGAAAACTGGACGCTGCGCGTGCGGACTCCCGAACGGACTCCCGCGCGCCTGCTCCTCATGCTCCACGGCTGGACGGGGGACGAAAACTCGATGTGGGTCTTCGCCCGCAACTTCCCGACCGATTACCTGATCCTCGCCCCGCGCGGACTCCACCCCTCGCCGCAGGGAGGCTACTCCTGGCGTCCGCCTCGCGCGGACTCCTTCGGGCGTCCCCATCTCGACGACCTGCGCGACGCGGCCGAGGCGTTGATCCGCCTCGTGGACGCGTACGCGGCCCAACGTCAGGTGGATGCGGCGCAGTTCGATGTGGCAGGGTTCAGTCAGGGCGCGGCGCTGTCGAATGTGCTGTCCTGTCTGCATCCAGAAAGAATCCGCAAGGCCGCGATCCTGGCGGGCTTCATGCCGTCGGGCATGGACGAGATCATCGTCAAAAAACCGCTGGCGGGGAAGCAGGTTTTCGTGGCGCACGGCACGCAGGACAACCTCGTGCCGATTGACCGCGCCCGCGCTTCGATGTCGCTGCTCGAACAGGCGGGGGCGCAGGTCACGTATTGCGAAGCCGAGGTCGGGCATAAGGTCAGCGCGGAGTGCCTGCGCGCGCTGGAATCTTTTTTCAAAAATTGA
- a CDS encoding acylesterase/phospholipase RssA codes for MDISLALGGGGAKGNSHIGVLRKLEAEGFRIRAVAGTSFGGIVAALYASGRTPGQIEEIFSTVDQTRLYGRAPDEGPSLLGLAGASEFFEEALGPVEFSDLKLPCALTAVDLKSSREVVLSEGSVHEALLATIALPGIFPPRRIRDWELVDGGTLDPVPVQAARALAPGLPVAAVVLTAPVGEPTRMFEVSLPYLPGVITKRIAHMRFAQAFDIFLHSVEIVNRQMAELRLAADAPDVIVRPAVSHIQLLDEVDIRETAKLGEAAVEAALPELKRVTGWTAKLVRMLRRV; via the coding sequence ATGGACATTTCACTTGCATTGGGCGGCGGAGGGGCGAAAGGCAACTCCCACATCGGCGTTTTGCGCAAACTCGAGGCGGAGGGATTCCGCATCCGCGCGGTGGCCGGGACGAGTTTCGGCGGGATCGTGGCGGCGCTGTACGCCTCGGGCAGGACGCCCGGCCAGATCGAGGAGATTTTCTCGACGGTGGACCAGACGCGGCTCTACGGCCGCGCGCCCGACGAGGGGCCGTCCCTGCTCGGACTGGCGGGCGCGTCGGAATTCTTCGAGGAGGCCCTCGGCCCGGTCGAGTTCAGCGACTTGAAACTCCCCTGCGCGCTGACGGCCGTGGACTTGAAATCGTCGCGGGAGGTGGTTCTCTCCGAAGGCTCCGTCCACGAGGCGCTGCTGGCGACCATCGCCCTGCCGGGGATCTTCCCGCCGCGCCGCATCCGCGACTGGGAACTGGTGGACGGCGGGACTCTCGATCCCGTGCCGGTGCAGGCGGCGCGCGCCCTCGCGCCGGGACTGCCCGTGGCCGCGGTCGTGTTAACCGCGCCCGTCGGCGAGCCGACGCGCATGTTCGAGGTGAGCCTGCCCTACCTGCCCGGCGTCATCACAAAGCGCATCGCCCACATGCGTTTCGCGCAGGCTTTCGACATCTTCCTCCACTCGGTGGAGATCGTCAACCGCCAGATGGCGGAACTGCGGCTCGCGGCGGACGCTCCCGACGTGATCGTCCGCCCGGCGGTGAGTCACATCCAGCTGTTGGACGAAGTGGACATCCGTGAGACGGCAAAACTCGGGGAGGCCGCGGTGGAGGCGGCGCTGCCTGAGTTGAAACGCGTTACGGGATGGACGGCGAAGCTGGTCAGGATGTTAAGAAGAGTATGA
- a CDS encoding 50S ribosomal protein L19 — MSDQIMKAIEAKSNEKIPALRPGDTVSVHVKIKEGERERVQEFKGTVIRLRKGGNESSFTVRRLASNGVGVERTFLLRSPRIDKVVVERHNVVRRAQLYFMRGRTGKSARLKQKFD; from the coding sequence ATGTCTGACCAGATTATGAAGGCCATCGAGGCCAAAAGCAACGAAAAAATCCCAGCCCTGCGCCCCGGCGATACTGTGAGCGTGCACGTCAAGATCAAGGAAGGCGAGCGCGAGCGCGTCCAGGAATTCAAAGGGACCGTCATCCGCCTCCGCAAGGGCGGAAACGAATCCTCGTTCACCGTCCGCCGGCTGGCGAGCAACGGCGTCGGCGTGGAGCGCACCTTCCTGCTCCGCTCGCCCCGCATAGACAAGGTCGTCGTCGAGCGGCACAACGTCGTCCGCCGCGCCCAGCTGTACTTCATGCGCGGCCGCACGGGCAAATCCGCCCGCCTCAAACAGAAATTCGACTAG